One window from the genome of Sphingomonas lacunae encodes:
- a CDS encoding F0F1 ATP synthase subunit C — translation MDAEAAKLIGAGLAAIGAGVAALGVGNVFGSFLESALRNPAAADGQQGRLFIGFAAAELLGLLAFVVAMILLFVV, via the coding sequence ATGGATGCAGAAGCAGCAAAGCTGATCGGTGCCGGCCTGGCCGCCATTGGTGCCGGCGTCGCCGCGCTTGGCGTGGGTAACGTCTTCGGCTCGTTCCTCGAAAGCGCCCTGCGCAACCCGGCTGCCGCTGACGGCCAGCAGGGTCGCCTGTTCATCGGCTTCGCCGCTGCCGAACTTCTCGGCCTGCTGGCGTTCGTCGTTGCGATGATCCTTCTCTTCGTCGTCTGA
- a CDS encoding ATPase: MPQIGQLTGNNWYLISQIFWLVLVFGTIFFVIGRGMLPKVEATVDVRDRKIADDLAAAKAARDAADSIEADWQAKSNAARADAQGVIAKAKDKAAKDAEKRLAKANAEIEAKLAAAEAEISAARSSALAEVEAVAGEAAQELVARLTGAKVTAAAAAKAVKAQINV; the protein is encoded by the coding sequence ATGCCACAGATTGGCCAGCTAACCGGTAACAACTGGTACCTGATTTCCCAGATTTTCTGGCTGGTGCTGGTCTTTGGGACCATTTTCTTTGTTATTGGCCGGGGCATGTTGCCCAAGGTTGAGGCGACGGTGGATGTTCGCGATCGAAAGATTGCTGACGATCTGGCCGCTGCCAAGGCAGCGCGTGATGCTGCGGATAGCATCGAGGCCGATTGGCAGGCCAAATCCAACGCCGCCCGTGCCGACGCCCAGGGCGTCATCGCAAAGGCGAAGGACAAGGCCGCCAAGGATGCTGAAAAGCGTCTGGCCAAGGCCAATGCCGAGATTGAGGCCAAACTCGCGGCTGCCGAAGCCGAAATTTCTGCCGCCCGTTCATCGGCTCTCGCCGAAGTAGAGGCGGTTGCCGGCGAAGCGGCACAGGAACTGGTGGCCCGTCTGACGGGTGCCAAGGTCACTGCTGCGGCTGCCGCAAAGGCTGTGAAGGCTCAAATCAATGTCTGA
- a CDS encoding F0F1 ATP synthase subunit B — MSDLLMLVAAEAAHGAGAEHAEPAIAGVLNATVIVSISMLVLVGIMLWKKVPALIGSMLDGKIAAIRAQLDEASDLRKEAEALRAEYQGKLAALDGEAAAIRERAEQEASLVVAKAKEDAAALVARRQRMAEDRIAAAERSAIAEVRDTATRAAVAAAQQLIVDGHNAAADKPLVEKAIADIEKI, encoded by the coding sequence ATGTCTGACCTGCTGATGCTCGTTGCTGCCGAGGCGGCGCATGGTGCCGGTGCCGAACATGCAGAACCGGCCATCGCCGGTGTGCTGAATGCCACCGTTATCGTTTCCATTTCCATGCTGGTGCTGGTTGGCATCATGCTTTGGAAAAAGGTCCCGGCGCTGATTGGGTCTATGCTCGACGGCAAGATTGCCGCGATCCGGGCCCAGCTCGACGAAGCCTCGGATCTTCGCAAGGAAGCGGAAGCCTTGCGTGCTGAATATCAGGGCAAGCTGGCCGCGCTGGACGGTGAAGCTGCCGCAATCCGCGAACGCGCCGAGCAGGAAGCCTCGCTCGTTGTTGCCAAGGCCAAGGAAGATGCGGCCGCGCTGGTTGCCCGCCGTCAGCGCATGGCAGAAGACCGCATCGCTGCCGCCGAGCGCAGCGCTATCGCCGAAGTGCGTGACACCGCAACCCGCGCTGCAGTCGCGGCTGCCCAGCAACTGATTGTCGACGGTCACAATGCCGCTGCTGACAAGCCGCTGGTCGAAAAGGCCATCGCCGACATTGAAAAGATCTGA